The following are from one region of the Salvia hispanica cultivar TCC Black 2014 chromosome 1, UniMelb_Shisp_WGS_1.0, whole genome shotgun sequence genome:
- the LOC125202169 gene encoding patellin-4-like codes for MIIEGKLVHIPTIDPESDDDDEVDDHFLDACSRGKSLAEFRFRVEEAIKGNYLFTTNDDDEDDRAHLWGVALLHEEAADAAVLSKFLKAKRYKVHEAFTALHRTLRWRADFRPADEELAPPRDNAWFASGADKEGRPLCYSVLGREYQRNLVSMGQQSCNEYLRWRLLCLEKGIRRLTFRPGGADSIVQIVDMRHAGGPTTKEMKLIGKKMIALLHDHYPGIIHKHLIINVPSWFLTLNALKLRLLTKRSKNKFIFVKQSRVTETLLKYATIENILVQYGGLRRENDTEFTTEDKVLEAYIRANGTDLIQIPVEAGVTVTWDITVIGYDVAYREEFVPEDDCSYKILLQEKRMGEGMRNSFYIREAGKIVISIVNHSFTRKKAFYRYKTKASMIYRIHN; via the exons ATGATCATCGAGGGAAAGCTCGTCCACATTCCCACAATCGACCCCGAGagcgacgacgacgacgaagTGGACGACCACTTCCTCGACGCCTGCTCCCGGGGAAAATCCCTCGCCGAGTTCCGCTTCCGTGTCGAGGAAGCCATCAAAGGAAACTACCTCTTCACGACCAATGACGACGACGAAGACGACAGGGCCCACCTGTGGGGCGTGGCGCTGCTGCACGAGGAGGCGGCCGACGCCGCCGTCCTCAGCAAGTTCCTCAAGGCCAAGCGCTACAAGGTGCACGAGGCCTTCACCGCGCTGCACAGGACGCTGAGGTGGCGCGCAGACTTCCGGCCGGCCGACGAGGAGCTGGCGCCGCCGCGGGACAACGCGTGGTTCGCGAGCGGCGCGGACAAGGAGGGGCGGCCCCTCTGCTACAGCGTCTTGGGGAGGGAGTATCAGAGGAACCTGGTGAGCATGGGGCAGCAGAGCTGCAATGAGTATCTCAGGTGGAGGCTGCTCTGCCTCGAGAAAGGGATCCGCCGTCTCACTTTCCGGCCTGGTGGGGCCGACTCTATCGTGCAGATCGTTGATATGAGGCATGCGGGAGGCCCCACCACCAAGGAGATGAAGCTCATTGGGAAGAAGATGATCGCGTTGCTCCACGATCATTATCCCGGCATCATCCACAAGCAT CTGATCATAAATGTGCCGTCGTGGTTTCTGACGCTGAACGCTTTGAAGCTGCGGTTGCTGACGAAGAGGAGCAAGAACAAGTTCATATTTGTGAAGCAATCAAGAGTTACAGAGACACTTCTCAA GTACGCCACCATAGAGAACATACTGGTTCAATACGGCGGGCTGAGGAGAGAAAACGACACAGAATTCACAACCGAAGACAAAGTTCTCGAAGCTTATATCAGAGCAAATGGCACTGACCTCATACAAATACCCGTCGAG GCCGGGGTGACTGTAACCTGGGATATAACTGTGATTGGATACGACGTGGCATATAGAGAAGAGTTCGTGCCAGAAGACGATTGCTCGTACAAGATCTTGCTGCAGGAGAAGAGGATGGGAGAGGGAATGAGAAACTCGTTCTACATAAGAGAGGCAGGGAAGATTGTGATAAGCATAGTGAATCATTCATTCACAAGGAAGAAGGCTTTCTATAGGTACAAGACCAAGGCAAGCATGATCTATAGGATCCACAATTGA